Genomic segment of Desulfatirhabdium butyrativorans DSM 18734:
CATGCCGGCCTTCATCCTGGTGATGACGATGATCGGTTTTCGAGAGAATGTCGGTTTCCGACAAGTGAGTGGCGTGGTGTTATGTATTCTGGGAGCTGCCGTCGTGGTGTTGCGGGGAGATTTGCAGGTGCTCCTGCATCTGTCCTTTGTTCAGGGGGATATCCTGATGCTGGTTGCCGTGATGTGTTACGGCATCTATACGGTGCTGCTCAAGAAAAGACCGCCCATCCATCCGATGACTTTCCTGTCCATGACGTTCGGGATCGGCGCCATGATGCTGGCTCCGCTGTACTGGTGGGAGAATCAAACCATGCAGGTGATGGTATGGTCTTCACAAGTTGCAGCGGCTGTCGGGTATGTGGCTGTTTTCCCATCGATTGTCGCCTATTTCTGCTGGAACCGGGGAACGGAGTTGATCGGCCCCAATCGCGCCGGTCTGTTCATCAACCTCGTGCCTGTTTTTGCCGCCATCATGTCGCTGATCTGGCTGAACGAACCCCCGCAGTTTTTCCATCTGGCCGGTATGGGCCTGGTTGTCGGCGGCATGGTATTGTTCAATCTCTGACATTGTGCACCAACATCCCGATTTTCTGTAGTGCCTGAACGGGAACCCCGCTTTTTGCCCAACCCGACCGCAGGCGATGCGCTGCCCCGAACAGGGGGGTATTCAGGCGTTGTCGTATCCGCAGCTCATGGATGAATCAGCACCTTGAACGCACCGGGCTTTGTTGCCGCATCGAATGCTTCAGACACCTCGTCCAGCCGGAATTTCGCAGCGATCAGCGGAATTGGATTCACATCTCCGGATGCGAGCATACGGAGCGCGGGTTCGAAAGGACCGCAACGGGATCCGACGATCGTGATTTCTTTTACGACGAGTCGCGACAAATCGAAAGAGACTTCTTTCCTGTAGGTGGATTTGATAACGATTGTTCCTCCGGGTCGAACGGCATTTGCGGCGAAATGAAATCCCGCCGGAGATCCGGTGGCTTCGATGACGACATCCCATTCATGGGGGGAGACGTCTTCT
This window contains:
- a CDS encoding DMT family transporter; amino-acid sequence: MILAKHRFYPDSVRVRPLSKWAPALLLVIPPLCWAGNVVLARSVIHTIPPISLAFWRWTLAFLLLMPFAWPHLKTDWSLFLRHWKMMVGLSIFGIAAFNTLLYLAVHTTTAINSALIQTTMPAFILVMTMIGFRENVGFRQVSGVVLCILGAAVVVLRGDLQVLLHLSFVQGDILMLVAVMCYGIYTVLLKKRPPIHPMTFLSMTFGIGAMMLAPLYWWENQTMQVMVWSSQVAAAVGYVAVFPSIVAYFCWNRGTELIGPNRAGLFINLVPVFAAIMSLIWLNEPPQFFHLAGMGLVVGGMVLFNL